The Candidatus Jordarchaeales archaeon genome includes a window with the following:
- a CDS encoding Rpp14/Pop5 family protein yields the protein MPGTRSVKARRRYIVFQVVGSKGLEFEEVAGSILSELLRIFGELGVSVMELKIIEYDKDSGFGVLRCSHRTVSAVQAGVSLISSISGAPVLVDVRRVTGSLKKARKIVEELKMSKLAQAAGKDSKDSVGVPG from the coding sequence TTGCCCGGCACGCGATCAGTGAAGGCTAGGAGGAGATACATAGTTTTCCAGGTGGTGGGCAGTAAAGGGTTGGAGTTTGAAGAGGTAGCTGGTAGCATATTGAGCGAGCTCCTCAGAATCTTTGGGGAGCTTGGAGTTAGCGTTATGGAGCTAAAGATAATTGAGTACGATAAGGATTCGGGGTTCGGTGTGCTGCGTTGTTCACATAGGACTGTTAGTGCGGTTCAAGCAGGGGTAAGCTTAATTTCGAGCATAAGCGGAGCCCCCGTCCTAGTTGATGTGCGGAGAGTCACAGGAAGCTTGAAAAAAGCAAGGAAAATAGTGGAAGAGCTCAAAATGAGCAAGCTTGCTCAAGCAGCTGGAAAGGATAGTAAAGACAGCGTTGGTGTTCCAGGCTGA
- a CDS encoding RNase P subunit p30 family protein — MKVAGKLGFTAVFAVGEKRGVGEGVEVFSRVNLEGGRLVQMKKTLGKVRGKGDLVAAPCISREVAVWAARNPDIDILYFPSIECYKYLDKSLVRLSQEGGVAIELSLAPLFTSDGVKRIRAFSVLRRAASILLEEGAVFFITREPRSYYEVRSPTSITAIALLLGIPREAALKALSFYPFLVLEWRGYEGVQRVS; from the coding sequence TTGAAAGTCGCTGGCAAGTTGGGGTTCACCGCTGTTTTTGCCGTTGGCGAGAAAAGGGGGGTAGGCGAGGGAGTCGAAGTATTCTCGAGAGTAAATCTGGAGGGAGGAAGACTCGTTCAGATGAAAAAAACATTGGGCAAAGTTAGAGGGAAGGGGGATCTAGTAGCCGCTCCCTGTATAAGTAGAGAGGTAGCTGTGTGGGCTGCCCGAAACCCGGACATCGACATACTTTACTTTCCATCCATTGAGTGTTACAAGTACTTGGATAAGTCGCTTGTGAGACTTTCCCAGGAGGGAGGGGTGGCCATTGAACTATCATTGGCCCCCCTTTTCACCAGTGATGGAGTAAAACGCATACGGGCTTTTTCTGTGCTGAGGAGGGCTGCTTCCATTCTACTGGAGGAAGGGGCTGTGTTTTTTATAACAAGGGAGCCCAGGAGTTATTATGAAGTACGTTCTCCTACCAGCATTACTGCTATAGCGCTTCTCCTTGGGATACCGAGAGAGGCTGCGTTGAAGGCGCTTTCGTTTTATCCTTTCTTGGTGCTCGAGTGGAGGGGCTATGAAGGGGTTCAAAGAGTTAGTTGA
- a CDS encoding RNA-binding domain-containing protein, with product MRGKGVAGIEFQVFAHSTEDPDKVIKALFFLSDEKLEVAKEKVRGHYGNEVIIFRAKASGREAEKIVRRLASLMSEEDKAKIGRQLSLRCDGHGNLFLRFDKQKAYLGEVRLSDYEDVVRAKIKFSRNKLEEIREICKTYNLIVE from the coding sequence TTGCGTGGAAAAGGAGTGGCAGGCATCGAGTTTCAGGTTTTCGCTCACTCAACTGAGGACCCAGATAAAGTCATTAAAGCTTTGTTTTTTCTTTCTGATGAAAAATTAGAGGTTGCAAAGGAGAAGGTTAGAGGACACTACGGCAATGAAGTAATAATCTTCAGGGCTAAGGCTTCCGGAAGAGAAGCTGAGAAAATTGTTAGGCGTTTAGCTTCTCTGATGAGTGAGGAAGACAAGGCGAAGATAGGAAGACAACTTTCACTGAGATGCGATGGTCATGGAAACCTTTTCCTCCGCTTTGACAAGCAAAAGGCGTATTTAGGAGAGGTGCGTTTAAGCGACTACGAAGACGTTGTCAGAGCCAAAATTAAGTTTTCCAGGAATAAGCTCGAGGAGATACGCGAGATATGCAAGACGTACAATTTAATCGTGGAGTGA
- a CDS encoding 50S ribosomal protein L15e: MVKSMYNYISESWRQLIKKERDELKEFLRERLTLWRKQPAIVRVDRPTRPDRARRLGYKAKQGFVIVRVRIRKGGLRKPRPRSGRKPKGLGVAKKTPGKNLQWIAEERVARKYPNLEVLNSYYVGEDGRWKWFEVILVDPNHPVIKSDPKINWICSRVHRGRVFRGLTSSGKRARGLRRKGKGAEKVRPSREKFFG, encoded by the coding sequence ATGGTGAAGTCGATGTACAATTATATTTCAGAAAGCTGGAGACAGTTAATAAAGAAGGAGAGAGATGAGCTAAAGGAGTTTCTGCGTGAAAGACTAACACTGTGGCGTAAACAGCCTGCGATAGTGAGAGTCGATAGGCCAACTAGGCCTGATAGGGCAAGGAGACTTGGTTACAAAGCAAAGCAAGGCTTCGTAATAGTCAGGGTTCGCATACGCAAGGGAGGATTAAGGAAGCCTAGGCCTAGGAGCGGTAGGAAGCCGAAGGGGTTAGGTGTAGCTAAGAAGACCCCGGGGAAAAACCTTCAGTGGATCGCTGAGGAAAGGGTTGCCCGCAAATATCCAAACTTGGAGGTCTTAAACTCGTATTATGTTGGAGAAGACGGGAGATGGAAGTGGTTTGAAGTGATTTTAGTTGACCCAAACCACCCTGTCATAAAGTCTGACCCGAAGATAAATTGGATATGCAGTAGGGTGCACCGTGGCAGGGTTTTCAGGGGTCTTACAAGTAGCGGTAAGAGGGCAAGGGGGTTAAGGAGAAAAGGGAAGGGTGCTGAGAAAGTTAGACCAAGCCGTGAGAAGTTCTTTGGTTAA
- a CDS encoding MBL fold metallo-hydrolase, translated as MPVLKFFGHAAFKLSSPKYSVLFDPGFFESKPLVSENEKANVICVTHSHPDHLGNTAKIAAAQKAFVVTSNEVAEKLKAEGAPEWLLRPLNPGESFTRPEIKVTAIDLKHGPPRAPIPVPHLAFLVELEKVKLVHLGDAGTRGTLGHYQIDVLLIGIDETETFPPVQALQAVSDLKPKLAIPMHVRKKEELDYFEEHFSLMAPEVGYKRMSIGERISVEWVAGTEFSFKPLIQEE; from the coding sequence ATGCCCGTGTTAAAATTCTTCGGCCACGCAGCCTTCAAACTCTCATCCCCAAAGTACAGTGTGCTTTTTGACCCGGGCTTCTTTGAAAGTAAACCTCTTGTCAGCGAAAACGAGAAAGCTAACGTTATATGTGTTACACACAGCCACCCCGACCACTTGGGAAACACAGCCAAAATCGCTGCAGCCCAGAAGGCATTCGTAGTCACTAGTAATGAGGTGGCTGAAAAGCTGAAGGCTGAAGGGGCACCAGAATGGCTCCTCCGCCCCTTAAACCCGGGCGAAAGCTTCACTAGGCCGGAGATCAAGGTGACCGCTATAGACCTCAAGCATGGGCCACCGAGAGCCCCTATACCTGTACCGCATCTAGCATTCCTTGTAGAACTGGAAAAAGTTAAGTTGGTCCACCTTGGCGATGCAGGAACTAGGGGCACTCTGGGACACTACCAGATAGACGTGCTCCTCATAGGGATCGATGAAACAGAGACTTTCCCGCCCGTCCAAGCACTCCAAGCGGTGAGCGACCTAAAACCGAAACTCGCAATACCGATGCATGTTAGGAAAAAAGAAGAACTTGACTACTTCGAGGAACACTTTTCGCTGATGGCTCCTGAGGTTGGTTACAAGCGTATGTCTATTGGCGAAAGAATATCCGTCGAGTGGGTTGCTGGGACAGAATTTTCGTTTAAGCCCCTCATCCAAGAAGAATGA
- a CDS encoding helix-turn-helix domain-containing protein has protein sequence MPSSPKAVVQSEEMNTATQKVIELLTPVRECIVRTLLSRFPMRGLEQMLREAFDNAVSENLCLFSSLISQKEGEERREESLKKAMLDAKELLKTPAVEGDAPESLKEDVLRLRKEIDRLVLELKVRDKKIKEQEKLLEKLRALNEDSLFVTLLGGNMPQTCPETLSFWKQVSTFLEKEPKFKILRLLIHLKELSLEKLYQSTGIQKQLVARYLDEMKEAGLIEVVGENVRLKI, from the coding sequence ATGCCATCCTCTCCGAAGGCGGTTGTTCAGAGCGAGGAGATGAATACTGCTACCCAAAAGGTGATAGAGCTGCTTACACCTGTTAGAGAGTGCATTGTTCGCACCCTCCTATCGAGGTTCCCCATGCGTGGGCTGGAGCAGATGCTCCGCGAGGCCTTCGACAACGCCGTTTCCGAGAATTTATGCTTATTCTCCAGTCTAATTTCTCAAAAAGAAGGAGAAGAGAGAAGAGAGGAATCACTAAAAAAGGCGATGTTAGATGCTAAAGAGCTCTTAAAGACTCCCGCTGTCGAGGGTGATGCACCTGAATCTTTGAAGGAAGACGTTTTGCGCTTAAGAAAAGAGATTGACCGCTTGGTTTTGGAGTTAAAGGTTAGAGACAAAAAGATCAAGGAACAAGAAAAACTCTTGGAAAAATTGCGTGCACTTAATGAAGACAGCTTGTTCGTAACGCTACTCGGAGGAAACATGCCTCAGACTTGTCCGGAAACGCTTTCCTTCTGGAAGCAGGTTAGTACATTTCTAGAGAAAGAGCCGAAGTTTAAGATTTTACGCCTACTCATACACTTAAAAGAGTTGTCCCTAGAGAAACTCTACCAGTCGACTGGTATACAAAAACAGCTTGTAGCGAGATACCTCGATGAAATGAAGGAAGCAGGGCTTATTGAAGTCGTGGGCGAGAATGTAAGGTTGAAAATATAG
- a CDS encoding Zn-ribbon containing protein, whose product MSFYNVCAACGKKIPDGHSELSCPACGSNVFKLVREFSREKVEKADEKVDETLSQHVDSEGSEERVETVRILRRGVFEINLEALVKGAPLIVSDREGTYRIPLNWLVKTRGQK is encoded by the coding sequence GTGAGCTTTTACAACGTCTGCGCTGCTTGTGGCAAAAAAATTCCTGATGGACACAGCGAGTTAAGCTGCCCAGCATGCGGCTCCAACGTTTTTAAGTTAGTGCGGGAATTCAGCCGTGAAAAAGTGGAGAAAGCCGATGAGAAAGTAGACGAGACGCTCAGTCAACACGTAGACAGTGAGGGAAGCGAGGAGAGAGTTGAAACCGTGAGAATACTGCGTAGGGGAGTATTCGAGATAAACCTTGAAGCACTCGTTAAAGGTGCTCCACTCATAGTCTCAGATAGAGAGGGGACATATAGGATCCCGCTTAACTGGCTGGTAAAAACGCGGGGGCAGAAGTAA
- a CDS encoding DUF2073 domain-containing protein has protein sequence MKIDIISERATKSLSPSDKVKMIIEKVKGKSILILEEKLKPEEQAELIKETMMEIDFKDFCGIEVVTFNGERKGGKITVVAPSDLVEVTKGKDLISLMYTMGCTK, from the coding sequence TTGAAGATAGACATAATCTCCGAGAGAGCCACCAAGAGCTTGAGCCCAAGCGACAAAGTGAAGATGATCATTGAGAAAGTTAAGGGGAAGAGCATATTGATCTTAGAGGAAAAGCTGAAGCCTGAAGAGCAAGCCGAACTTATTAAGGAGACTATGATGGAAATTGATTTCAAGGATTTCTGCGGGATAGAAGTTGTCACGTTCAACGGGGAGAGGAAAGGCGGCAAAATAACAGTCGTTGCTCCCTCCGACCTTGTCGAAGTAACTAAAGGAAAAGATTTGATTTCCTTGATGTACACGATGGGGTGCACTAAGTGA
- a CDS encoding Era-like GTP-binding protein: MLDKISRILKKKQNFILGIYGAPNAGKTTLANRIAKDFLGVEVGTVSPIPHETRKATIARQVNIKFNGKGVNVDLVDMPGIASKVDYRDFMKYGLSEEEAVERAKEATRGVVEAIQWLDNIDVALTVFDSTKVPFDQVNLVILGCLKSKKIPTIIVANKIDLPEARPELIKESFPDYKVVCVSALHGYNMEELYKTITEYC, from the coding sequence TTGCTCGATAAAATTTCGAGAATTTTGAAGAAAAAGCAAAACTTTATCCTGGGCATTTATGGGGCGCCCAATGCTGGCAAGACTACTCTTGCCAATAGGATAGCGAAGGATTTTCTTGGAGTCGAAGTTGGTACGGTTTCACCTATACCTCACGAGACGAGAAAGGCGACTATTGCTAGGCAAGTTAACATAAAGTTTAACGGTAAAGGGGTTAATGTCGACTTGGTCGATATGCCTGGAATAGCGAGTAAAGTGGACTATAGAGACTTCATGAAGTACGGTTTAAGCGAGGAAGAAGCAGTGGAGAGGGCTAAGGAGGCCACGCGCGGCGTTGTGGAGGCTATACAGTGGCTTGACAACATAGACGTGGCTTTAACAGTTTTTGACTCGACAAAGGTTCCATTTGACCAGGTTAACTTGGTAATTCTGGGATGCCTGAAATCTAAGAAAATACCGACGATCATAGTTGCAAACAAGATAGACCTTCCAGAGGCGCGGCCAGAGCTCATTAAGGAGTCCTTCCCGGACTACAAGGTTGTTTGCGTATCCGCGCTGCATGGATATAATATGGAGGAGCTCTACAAAACGATAACAGAATATTGCTAG
- a CDS encoding RuvB-like helicase yields the protein MVEIREILPGRFERIGAHSHIKGLGLRGLKAELVADGMVGQTEAREAAGIIVRMIKEGKMAGRGVLLAGPPGTGKTAIAIAIAKELGEDVPVVMITGSEIYSEEVKKTEILTQVLRKAIGVRIHEIKKVYEGVVKNLDITMVKNPYNPYQQIPQSAKITIATKDESKTFEVGQTIAIRLINEGVSVGDVIMIDAETGRVTRVGKAESPDVKKYDIEAEKPVPVPSGPILKEKEFIYTLTLHDLDEINARRSSFSIFSLFGGGREEKEIDPEIRERVNQMVKNMVEEGRAEILPGVVFIDESHMLDIEAFSFIARAMESELAPIIILASNRGFAKIRGTELVSPHGMPLDLLDRLLIINTRPYTEEEIREILKIRAKEEKIELSEEALEYLTQIGAKTSLRYAVQLLTPSMEHAKENGRKKLTKEDVQAVEKLFADVKRSANYVRNHEKEFMVSEPA from the coding sequence TTGGTAGAAATCAGAGAAATCCTCCCTGGGCGTTTTGAAAGAATAGGTGCTCACTCACACATAAAGGGTCTCGGGTTGCGAGGACTTAAAGCCGAACTGGTCGCCGACGGCATGGTTGGACAAACAGAGGCTAGAGAGGCGGCAGGAATAATTGTCAGAATGATAAAGGAGGGCAAGATGGCCGGCCGAGGGGTCCTGCTTGCGGGACCACCGGGGACAGGTAAGACCGCCATTGCCATCGCTATAGCTAAAGAGTTGGGTGAAGACGTTCCGGTAGTAATGATCACAGGTTCAGAGATATACTCTGAAGAGGTAAAGAAAACCGAGATCCTAACTCAGGTATTAAGGAAGGCTATAGGGGTCAGGATACACGAAATAAAGAAAGTGTACGAGGGTGTCGTCAAAAACTTGGACATAACTATGGTGAAGAACCCCTACAACCCCTACCAACAGATCCCCCAGTCCGCGAAGATAACGATTGCCACTAAGGACGAATCCAAAACTTTCGAGGTTGGACAAACCATAGCTATACGCTTGATCAACGAGGGAGTTAGCGTAGGCGACGTGATAATGATCGACGCAGAAACCGGCCGAGTTACACGTGTAGGGAAAGCCGAGTCCCCAGACGTCAAGAAGTATGACATTGAAGCGGAGAAGCCGGTTCCAGTGCCCTCGGGACCAATACTTAAGGAGAAGGAGTTCATCTATACGCTGACCCTCCATGACCTTGACGAGATAAACGCCAGAAGGAGCAGCTTCTCGATATTCAGCCTGTTTGGAGGAGGAAGAGAAGAAAAAGAAATAGACCCAGAGATACGGGAGAGAGTGAACCAGATGGTAAAGAACATGGTCGAGGAAGGGCGGGCTGAAATCCTGCCAGGCGTAGTGTTCATAGACGAAAGTCACATGCTCGACATAGAAGCATTCAGCTTCATAGCCAGAGCTATGGAGTCCGAGCTAGCACCAATAATAATACTGGCGTCGAACAGAGGGTTCGCAAAGATAAGGGGAACAGAGCTTGTGTCACCGCATGGAATGCCACTAGATCTCCTGGATAGGCTTCTCATAATAAACACGAGGCCATACACTGAAGAAGAAATACGAGAAATACTGAAAATAAGAGCCAAGGAGGAAAAGATAGAGCTCAGCGAGGAAGCACTAGAGTACCTAACACAGATAGGAGCGAAAACCAGTCTGCGCTATGCAGTGCAGCTCCTAACCCCAAGCATGGAACACGCTAAGGAAAACGGACGCAAGAAACTAACCAAGGAAGACGTGCAAGCCGTGGAGAAACTTTTCGCTGACGTTAAGCGTTCAGCCAACTACGTGAGAAATCACGAAAAAGAGTTCATGGTTTCAGAACCAGCATAA